The Pectobacterium sp. A5351 genome contains the following window.
CGATTTTCTGATCTAATTTCAACGTTGTTGCCGCAATTGCAGAAGAACTGAAACCTGCAATAAAGAGGCAGACAGTGATGAAGTCGAATTTCATAATTTTCCCAAATGGCACGCAATCCAAGTATTGTTGAGGAATTGTCTGAATGTGTCAAAGGTTTCAATTTGAAACAGGCTGTTATGGCATTTTTCGTTCTATAGGGTGTAGACGGTGAGTCTTTAAGCCATTTCCTGCTATTCGTAGAATGTGCGATACACTGTAATAAATCACGCAACAGAGGCGGAATAGCATGAATGACAGTGATATTGAATCTGTACTGAAAACGGTAAAAACCATTGCACTTGTGGGTGCCAGCAATAAGCCTTCCCGCCCGAGTTATGGTGTGATGGCGTATTTGCTTGAGCAGGGGTACGACGTTATTCCCGTTAGTCCCAAATTGGTTGGCCAGACGCTCCTGGGCCAAAAAGCGTATGCCAGCTTAGCGGATATTCCTAAACCGGTTGATATGGTCGATGTCTTTCGCCAACCGGAAGCGGCTTATGAGGTTGCCAAAGAGGCAATCACCATTGGCGCTAGTGTGCTATGGCTACAGATCGGCGTCATCAATGAGCAAGCGGCAATTTTGGCGAACGATGCTGGGCTGAAAGTCGTGATGGATCGCTGTCCGAAAATTGAAATCCCACGGCTGGGTCTGGGTAAATAAGCGTTTGGGGAAACTAGGTCACAGACGCAGGGCGATGTTGAGTATCACGACATCGCCAATGTCTGTTTTCAGTAGCCAATATTTGCCGTCGGGAAAAGCTAATGGCGCAGATGTGGCGCACGGCGCTGAATGACCTCGGCTAATTCATTGAGCGAAGGATGTTCATGTTCAGAAAGCTCCTCCTTGATTAACTGTGCTTCAGCCAGATAAGTATGTATCGGTTGGCCTTCATCATCTTCCATCACTACGTGATACCACGGTTCAGAACGCGGCGTGTCGTTGCCGCTAATTTCTTCCCAGGTGGGCGTTTCTAATGAGTATTCGGGATCGATATCAATAACAACCCCCGGAAACCCCAGCAGCTTATGACGAATCTGTTGTCCGATGCCAAATTTACAGATGATCATATAACCCCCTGGAAATAGATTACACTTTCTATTCGCTGCGGATTACGTGGAGGATTACCGCATCCGATAACGCCTTTTAGCGTACAGCGTTTTTTCAAGCGATCTGTTCATTGATGAACTACGGGCTGAACATATTATTAATAGTATGGTGTAAATTTTTAGAAGATACAGCCCAGTTAGTGAAATGTTGTTTAGCCTATTGGGATGGAAAAAGGGGGAAATATGGCAAATATAGCAACTGTCGCCTATGTCTATGGCATGGTTCAGGGGGTGGGATTTCGCTACAGCACGTTGCATCAGGCCAGGCGACTGGGGCTCAATGGGTATGCGCGCAATTGCGATGATGGTAGCGTGGAAGTGGTAGCAAACGGCGAACCTCATGCGGTAGAGGTGTTGATCGAGTGGCTGAAGCAAGGAGGCCCACGAAGCGCCAGAGTGGATAAGGTGCTTATTGAGCCACACGGCAAGACGGACTATGAGGGTTTTACGATCCGCTATTGAAAGCGGATGACGCTAGATGCATTTGACCGGTTTGGGTAAGCCGGCAATTTTCGTTGCCTGCTTTGCAGGCCCTTTCGGGAACAGTTTATACAGGTAGCGACTGTTTCCTTTCTCTTCGCCATACTTTTGCGCCATCGCTTTAACCAACATGCGTATCGCGGGTGATGTATTAAATTCCTGATAAAAATTTCGTACAAACCGGACAACTTCCCAATGCGGTTCAGTTAGCGTGATGCCTTCTTGTTCTGCTAACACCTGAGC
Protein-coding sequences here:
- the tusE gene encoding sulfurtransferase TusE; translated protein: MLEFEGRTIATDAQGYLMDSTAWSEALAQVLAEQEGITLTEPHWEVVRFVRNFYQEFNTSPAIRMLVKAMAQKYGEEKGNSRYLYKLFPKGPAKQATKIAGLPKPVKCI
- the yccX gene encoding acylphosphatase, encoding MANIATVAYVYGMVQGVGFRYSTLHQARRLGLNGYARNCDDGSVEVVANGEPHAVEVLIEWLKQGGPRSARVDKVLIEPHGKTDYEGFTIRY
- the hspQ gene encoding heat shock protein HspQ, which translates into the protein MIICKFGIGQQIRHKLLGFPGVVIDIDPEYSLETPTWEEISGNDTPRSEPWYHVVMEDDEGQPIHTYLAEAQLIKEELSEHEHPSLNELAEVIQRRAPHLRH
- a CDS encoding CoA-binding protein; its protein translation is MNDSDIESVLKTVKTIALVGASNKPSRPSYGVMAYLLEQGYDVIPVSPKLVGQTLLGQKAYASLADIPKPVDMVDVFRQPEAAYEVAKEAITIGASVLWLQIGVINEQAAILANDAGLKVVMDRCPKIEIPRLGLGK